The following DNA comes from Marichromatium purpuratum 984.
TGGGCAAGGGCCGTCTACTCGGCCTGGGCATCGGCCCGGGCGACCCCGAGCTGCTCACCCTCAAGGCGCTGCGCCTGTTGCGCGCCGCGCCCGTGGTGGCCTACTACATCGGCAAGGGCAAGCGTGGCAACGCGCTCGCCACCATCGAGCCGCATCTCTGCGAGATCCAGGAGCGCCTGGCGCTGGTCTATCCGGTGACCGGCAAGCGCCCGCCGCCGCCCTACGACTACGAGGGGGCGATGCGCGCCTTCTACGACGAGTCGGCCGCGCGCATCGCCGATCATCTCGACGCCGGGCGTGATGTCGCCGTCGCCTGCGAGGGCGACCCCTTCTTCTACGGCGCCTTCATGTATCTGCACGACCGCCTCGCCGAGCGCTATCCGGTCGAGGTGGTGCCGGGCATCTGCTCGGTGATGGCCAGCGCCTCGGTGCTGCGCACTCCATTGGTCTATCGCGATCAGTCGCTGCAGGTGATCGCCGCCACTCTCCCGGAGGCGGAGCTGGAGGCGCGGCTCGCCGGGGTCGAGGCCGCGGCGATCATGAAGCTCGGCAGCAACTTCGCCAAGCTGCGCCGGGTGCTCGAACGTCTCGGCATCGCCGAGCGCGCGCGCTA
Coding sequences within:
- a CDS encoding precorrin-2 C(20)-methyltransferase, which produces MGKGRLLGLGIGPGDPELLTLKALRLLRAAPVVAYYIGKGKRGNALATIEPHLCEIQERLALVYPVTGKRPPPPYDYEGAMRAFYDESAARIADHLDAGRDVAVACEGDPFFYGAFMYLHDRLAERYPVEVVPGICSVMASASVLRTPLVYRDQSLQVIAATLPEAELEARLAGVEAAAIMKLGSNFAKLRRVLERLGIAERARYVERATMDGERVRPFAEVEPEQVPYFSMVLIPGERWQGV